The Spirosoma oryzicola genome has a window encoding:
- a CDS encoding S41 family peptidase — protein sequence MTVTTRHIATSILLVCLLNQFVTAQSPASCRCSDVLDQAIRKTTNVYAGFADKVNAKSQLRYNTLIDSLQKQAIKAPDGFVCFDLLKRYAGFFRDLHVSAGYSPQLSPTTIRTIAYSESQARAYLAKRSALKPFEGIWELSSGKMKIATVADPDYPGRHISVVLSSTLPNWKPGMVQAQFIGKTGEYEQAHYVFGDFKSRPMGIQPNGNHYQIWGDSWQRIVPKAEETAQRPLESVVVKQLNPEAVYVRLPHFTSSQMAILDSLLKTHRAMIGRTPSLIFDMRGNGGGDSGAWASEEFMQLFYTQPIPIARALNRASDEWIDKQAAYVERLRKQKKADDSELKMNIEFLDSLKAHRGEFVPDKTEYVIRYDSVRTFPKRIAVLMDKGCGSASEFFLSMAKYSQKITRFGTYTGGFMDYGNANPFSLTCDDYYMYLPVTRMPWVDTDPIDNIGYKPDVPIPSTEKDWINFVLNHWTN from the coding sequence ATGACCGTTACTACCCGCCATATTGCCACTTCAATTTTGTTGGTTTGCTTACTTAATCAATTCGTCACGGCGCAATCGCCGGCTTCTTGTCGCTGTTCCGATGTGCTTGACCAAGCTATCCGCAAAACCACAAACGTGTACGCCGGTTTCGCCGACAAGGTGAACGCAAAAAGTCAGCTTCGCTATAACACGCTGATCGACAGTCTACAGAAACAAGCAATTAAAGCGCCAGATGGATTTGTCTGCTTCGATTTACTGAAACGCTACGCTGGCTTTTTCCGGGATTTACACGTCAGTGCCGGTTACTCCCCACAGTTATCGCCTACCACTATTCGCACTATCGCTTACTCCGAATCGCAGGCTCGCGCCTATTTGGCTAAACGATCAGCACTCAAACCCTTCGAAGGAATCTGGGAATTGTCAAGTGGGAAGATGAAAATTGCTACAGTGGCTGATCCTGACTATCCTGGACGCCACATTTCAGTAGTTCTTTCCTCCACACTGCCTAATTGGAAGCCGGGTATGGTACAAGCCCAATTCATTGGCAAAACCGGTGAGTATGAACAGGCGCACTACGTTTTCGGGGATTTCAAAAGTAGGCCAATGGGCATCCAGCCAAACGGGAACCACTACCAGATTTGGGGCGACAGTTGGCAACGGATAGTTCCAAAAGCGGAAGAAACAGCTCAACGGCCACTCGAAAGCGTGGTTGTCAAACAACTGAATCCAGAGGCCGTTTATGTTCGCTTGCCGCATTTCACCAGTTCACAAATGGCTATTCTAGACAGTTTGTTAAAAACTCACCGAGCAATGATTGGCCGTACGCCGTCTTTAATCTTTGATATGCGCGGCAACGGCGGGGGTGACAGCGGTGCGTGGGCTTCGGAGGAATTTATGCAACTTTTTTATACCCAACCAATCCCGATTGCAAGAGCCTTGAACCGTGCTTCTGATGAGTGGATTGATAAACAGGCCGCTTACGTCGAACGGCTGCGAAAGCAGAAAAAAGCCGACGACTCCGAATTAAAGATGAATATAGAGTTCCTGGATTCGCTCAAAGCCCACCGTGGCGAGTTTGTTCCCGATAAAACCGAGTACGTTATTCGCTACGATTCGGTGCGGACTTTTCCCAAACGCATTGCGGTATTGATGGATAAAGGCTGTGGCAGTGCCTCGGAATTTTTTCTATCAATGGCCAAATACAGTCAGAAAATTACGCGCTTCGGCACCTACACGGGTGGCTTTATGGATTATGGCAATGCCAATCCGTTTTCCTTAACTTGTGATGACTACTACATGTATTTGCCGGTGACCAGAATGCCGTGGGTGGATACAGACCCGATTGATAATATAGGCTACAAACCAGATGTACCTATTCCTTCAACCGAAAAAGACTGGATTAATTTTGTTTTGAATCACTGGACAAACTAA
- a CDS encoding peptidoglycan D,D-transpeptidase FtsI family protein, translated as MEENRKWVVIGVFCLVALIYLARLFYIQVLDDTYSLGASKNSINRVIETPYRGQIYDRNHKLLVDNTPVYDLYVTPKRVIMADTTAFCTLMKLSKADFDSLMGLAKSYSMVKPSLFKRRLSKQEFARIQDALVDYRGFHAQINSVRIYPGHTLANTLGYVSEISRDKLDAQDYPYYRPGDYIGQSGLESYYEEHLRGRRGVKFMMQDVHGVNKGSWKGGAYDTLAVKGKNLLISIDSDLQRFADSLMINKVGAIVAIEPATGEILASVSAPTFDPNLLSASNFSNQYGSLLKNRYKPLINRPIMASYRPGSTFKLIQALVAQQEGTLTPHTVYGHAGSPMRCHCRGGNDLRGAIGNSCNPYFYQVFRRMLYNNHETNTFKASAVGLAKWHERVEQFGIGQQLGVDLPSERRGNLPDVPYYDRLYKGKNRWKFSYISSLSIGEGELLITPLKLANLAATIANRGWYITPHYFKGFETMGAQLPEQYRKHHATGVDHRYYLPVIDGMRRTVVSGSAKSANLAGLDICGKTGTSQNTKYGHQFDHSIFVGFAPMNAPTIAVAVFVENAGWGGDVAAPIAALVIERYNKGRTETKWLANRLRAARYLPPIGGLKAFKKVAPLKKDTMTEQRRDLVVAP; from the coding sequence GTGGAGGAAAATCGTAAGTGGGTTGTTATTGGTGTTTTTTGTCTCGTTGCCCTGATTTATTTAGCCCGTTTGTTCTACATACAGGTACTCGACGATACCTACTCACTCGGGGCTTCCAAAAACTCAATCAATCGGGTCATCGAGACCCCCTATCGGGGACAGATTTATGATCGAAACCATAAACTACTCGTCGATAATACACCCGTTTACGATCTGTACGTTACGCCTAAAAGAGTCATCATGGCGGATACGACCGCCTTCTGTACCTTGATGAAGCTGTCTAAAGCAGACTTTGACAGCCTGATGGGATTGGCAAAGTCTTATTCGATGGTTAAACCATCACTCTTCAAACGGCGACTATCGAAGCAAGAGTTTGCCCGCATCCAGGATGCGTTAGTTGACTATAGGGGGTTTCATGCCCAGATCAACTCGGTTCGAATCTATCCCGGCCACACGCTGGCCAACACGCTGGGCTACGTCAGCGAAATCAGTCGCGACAAGCTCGATGCACAGGATTACCCCTATTATCGGCCGGGCGATTACATCGGACAGAGTGGATTGGAAAGTTATTATGAAGAACACTTACGGGGCCGGCGGGGCGTCAAATTCATGATGCAGGATGTGCATGGGGTTAACAAAGGATCGTGGAAAGGGGGCGCCTACGATACCCTAGCGGTGAAAGGCAAAAACCTTCTGATCAGTATTGATTCCGATTTACAGCGCTTCGCCGACAGCCTGATGATCAATAAAGTGGGGGCTATTGTCGCTATTGAGCCCGCTACGGGTGAGATTCTGGCGTCGGTATCAGCCCCAACCTTCGATCCAAACCTACTATCGGCCAGCAACTTTAGTAACCAGTACGGATCTTTGCTTAAAAATCGCTACAAACCACTGATTAACCGGCCAATTATGGCTAGTTACCGGCCTGGCTCCACGTTTAAGCTCATTCAGGCCCTAGTGGCCCAGCAGGAGGGCACCTTGACACCCCATACAGTGTACGGCCACGCTGGATCGCCGATGCGGTGTCACTGTCGGGGGGGGAACGATTTACGGGGTGCTATCGGCAATTCCTGTAATCCTTACTTCTATCAGGTGTTTCGGCGGATGTTATACAATAACCATGAAACGAACACGTTTAAAGCCTCAGCCGTTGGTTTAGCCAAATGGCACGAACGGGTCGAACAATTTGGCATTGGTCAACAATTGGGTGTCGACCTACCCAGCGAGCGACGGGGTAACTTACCCGATGTGCCTTATTATGACCGGCTTTACAAAGGTAAAAATCGCTGGAAGTTTTCGTATATATCCTCGCTGAGTATTGGCGAGGGGGAGTTGCTGATTACGCCCCTGAAGCTGGCCAACTTAGCCGCGACTATTGCCAATCGGGGTTGGTATATAACCCCTCACTATTTCAAAGGCTTCGAAACGATGGGTGCGCAACTGCCTGAACAATACCGAAAGCACCATGCTACCGGCGTTGACCATCGCTATTACCTGCCGGTCATCGATGGAATGCGCCGGACTGTTGTGAGCGGTAGCGCTAAGTCGGCCAATTTGGCTGGGCTCGACATTTGTGGCAAAACGGGTACGTCGCAAAATACGAAATACGGTCACCAGTTTGATCATTCCATCTTTGTGGGCTTTGCTCCTATGAACGCTCCAACCATTGCTGTAGCCGTTTTTGTGGAAAACGCCGGTTGGGGGGGCGATGTGGCGGCACCCATCGCTGCGTTGGTGATTGAGCGGTATAATAAGGGGCGCACCGAGACAAAGTGGTTAGCCAATCGGCTCCGGGCGGCCCGGTATCTACCCCCCATTGGTGGACTAAAAGCGTTTAAAAAAGTAGCCCCCTTAAAGAAGGACACTATGACGGAGCAACGACGGGATCTAGTGGTTGCTCCTTAA
- a CDS encoding sugar O-acetyltransferase — protein sequence MSIDQSGNGIFDRLQAGEPLRPDDPEIAQFQAVVSRTIRLCVKMNATATDVNQLRSRLGEIIGTVIDESTTIFPPFYTNFGRFIRLGKRVFINHACSCLDIGGITIEDDVKIGPRVNLTTENHPLNPDERKTLLTKPIVIKRNAWIGAGATILPGVTIGENAVVAAGALVSRDVPPNTVVAGVPAKVVKDL from the coding sequence ATGAGCATCGACCAAAGCGGTAACGGTATTTTTGACAGGCTACAAGCGGGTGAGCCACTACGCCCGGACGATCCGGAGATAGCCCAGTTTCAGGCAGTGGTCTCCCGCACCATCCGCTTGTGTGTTAAGATGAATGCTACGGCAACCGATGTCAATCAGTTACGTTCGCGGTTGGGAGAAATCATCGGGACGGTAATAGATGAGTCAACAACGATCTTTCCCCCGTTTTACACCAATTTTGGCCGATTCATCCGGTTAGGTAAGCGCGTGTTTATCAATCACGCGTGTTCATGTCTGGACATTGGCGGTATAACCATTGAAGACGATGTGAAGATCGGGCCACGGGTTAATCTGACCACCGAAAACCATCCGTTAAATCCCGACGAACGCAAAACGCTGCTCACCAAACCAATTGTAATTAAACGAAACGCCTGGATTGGAGCGGGGGCAACCATCCTGCCGGGAGTCACCATTGGCGAAAATGCGGTTGTAGCGGCTGGAGCGCTGGTCAGTCGGGATGTTCCCCCGAATACGGTTGTTGCCGGCGTACCAGCGAAAGTAGTAAAGGACTTGTGA